From a single Cyclobacterium marinum DSM 745 genomic region:
- a CDS encoding outer membrane beta-barrel family protein: MKLLISCLLLAFITFASQAQSKLTIRGVVKDTTDTPLDYTSVLLLSPKDSALVTYTLTNKDGEYQFKNVERQPLLIKATYMGYLPLQKELVLPETGDLEVDEIQLMPILQELYEVVVKAAKAPLMMRGDTLEYDASKFKVPPGATLEELLRKLPGIQIDKDGNIVAQGEQVQKVTVDGRRFFGGNTKMATQNLNAASVSKLQVYDDKSEQSKLTGVEDGVKEKTLNVELKEDAKKGGFGKLSAAMGTEGRWTTNASFNKFDKVNQFSVIGYGNNVNQSGLSWDDLQEFKGSGAFQFGDTGDFGFNGGGSNYISLSGGDNEESFEIPFNNLNSGYSNNQAIGVNYNYLKDKKDFNSNYFYSRSDQTLESINNRTNFLQNNTSFTSTDQSLQNNMAGHHRVNLRFQNELDSSNTITINVKGRLSSLNTYLASHQELIRSSTEQSQMDRNNTSDKWSGAFQGTAIYRHKFKKNGRNFAASISDTYSKADQNGVQKSVVDLMNSTDPNTYFRNLDQLNQALNGSNLIKSSLLFVEPIKKVLFWETFYNFSQSQSETDRQVYDVENSDTQELNPELSRYFENTITYNRFGSSIRYANKGSNLSVGLAASNYRLIGRFSVLKDSEILGRVNKSYLNFTPNVSFSKSMKGNKRLRAGYNMGVNPPNISDLQPYKDISNPLYIREGNPDLEPQVSHSFNTGYYMYDPVSFINFRVSFNSTFYQNQVVQNQTIDPETFVTTYKAGNVSGGQRFNPYLGFGFPIVKTKASAYLYANPSYTKSLALINSVETETQTTGNNFGINFNLTPLEWFSLYTGSSFRLSKTKYEQNPSQNQDIINWSAYGNMNIELPKDFYLDVKFNYNRYKNESFGFDQEVPILNAFVYKLLGKAKKWEVRLSAYDVFNQNQTISQYAGQNYVSTGRIETLSRYFLLGLTYNMRGVEVKKRR, encoded by the coding sequence ATGAAATTACTCATTTCATGCCTTCTTCTGGCCTTCATCACTTTTGCCTCGCAGGCGCAATCCAAACTTACCATTCGGGGAGTGGTCAAAGATACCACGGATACGCCACTCGACTACACCTCTGTGCTACTTCTTAGCCCAAAAGATTCTGCTTTGGTCACATACACCCTGACGAATAAAGACGGCGAGTACCAATTCAAGAATGTAGAAAGACAACCACTACTTATCAAAGCCACCTATATGGGCTACCTTCCCTTACAAAAGGAATTGGTACTTCCGGAAACTGGTGACTTGGAAGTCGATGAGATTCAGTTGATGCCAATTTTACAGGAACTCTATGAGGTAGTGGTGAAAGCCGCAAAAGCACCATTGATGATGCGTGGAGACACATTAGAGTATGATGCAAGCAAATTTAAAGTTCCCCCTGGAGCGACCTTGGAGGAATTGCTTCGTAAGTTACCGGGGATACAAATCGACAAGGATGGAAATATAGTTGCGCAAGGGGAACAGGTACAGAAAGTAACCGTGGATGGAAGGCGCTTTTTTGGGGGCAATACCAAAATGGCCACACAAAATTTGAATGCAGCCTCAGTAAGTAAGCTTCAGGTATACGATGATAAGTCAGAACAGTCCAAGCTAACAGGAGTGGAAGATGGAGTAAAGGAAAAAACCTTAAACGTGGAACTTAAGGAGGACGCCAAGAAAGGAGGTTTTGGTAAGCTTTCTGCAGCTATGGGTACAGAAGGGAGGTGGACTACAAATGCATCATTCAATAAATTTGACAAGGTAAACCAATTTTCGGTGATTGGTTATGGCAATAATGTCAACCAATCCGGCCTAAGCTGGGATGACCTGCAGGAGTTTAAAGGGAGCGGTGCTTTCCAATTTGGCGACACGGGGGACTTTGGTTTTAATGGAGGTGGCTCGAATTATATTTCGTTGTCAGGTGGGGACAATGAAGAATCCTTTGAAATCCCCTTCAATAACCTCAACTCCGGCTATTCCAATAACCAAGCCATAGGGGTCAATTATAACTACTTGAAGGATAAGAAAGATTTTAATAGCAATTACTTCTATAGTCGTAGTGATCAAACACTAGAGAGTATCAATAACAGGACAAATTTCTTGCAGAACAATACTTCCTTCACCTCAACTGACCAAAGCTTACAAAATAATATGGCAGGTCACCATCGGGTAAACCTTCGTTTTCAAAACGAATTAGACAGTTCCAACACCATCACCATTAATGTTAAAGGAAGACTAAGTTCACTTAACACCTACTTGGCCAGCCATCAGGAGTTGATTCGCAGTAGCACGGAACAAAGCCAAATGGATAGGAACAACACCTCAGACAAATGGTCAGGAGCCTTTCAGGGCACGGCAATATATAGGCATAAATTCAAAAAGAACGGAAGAAACTTTGCCGCCAGTATCAGTGATACGTATAGTAAGGCAGACCAAAATGGTGTTCAAAAATCCGTCGTAGATCTTATGAACTCAACAGACCCTAATACCTACTTCCGTAACTTGGATCAATTGAATCAGGCACTGAATGGCTCCAACTTGATCAAATCAAGCTTACTCTTTGTCGAACCTATTAAAAAGGTATTATTTTGGGAGACTTTCTACAATTTCAGCCAGTCGCAAAGTGAGACAGATCGACAAGTATACGATGTAGAAAATAGCGACACCCAAGAACTAAACCCGGAACTCAGTCGATATTTTGAAAATACAATTACCTATAATAGATTTGGTTCTAGCATCCGGTATGCGAACAAAGGCTCTAATTTAAGTGTAGGGTTAGCTGCCTCTAACTACAGGTTAATTGGGCGGTTTTCTGTCTTAAAGGATAGTGAAATATTAGGAAGGGTAAACAAGAGTTACCTCAATTTTACCCCTAATGTATCTTTCTCCAAATCAATGAAAGGTAATAAGCGCCTCAGGGCGGGCTACAATATGGGTGTGAATCCCCCTAATATTTCCGACTTACAGCCATACAAAGATATTTCTAATCCATTGTATATAAGGGAAGGAAATCCTGATTTAGAGCCTCAAGTATCCCATTCATTCAATACAGGATATTATATGTACGACCCAGTTTCTTTTATCAATTTTCGGGTTTCCTTTAATTCAACGTTTTATCAAAATCAAGTAGTTCAAAATCAAACTATTGATCCGGAAACCTTTGTCACCACCTACAAGGCAGGAAATGTTTCAGGAGGCCAGCGCTTTAACCCCTATTTAGGTTTTGGTTTTCCCATCGTAAAAACGAAGGCTTCCGCATATTTATATGCAAATCCCTCCTATACTAAAAGCCTTGCTCTCATCAACTCGGTAGAGACAGAGACCCAAACTACCGGTAATAACTTTGGGATAAATTTTAATCTAACACCTCTAGAATGGTTTAGTTTATATACAGGTTCCTCTTTCCGACTAAGTAAAACTAAATACGAACAGAATCCTTCCCAAAACCAAGACATTATTAATTGGAGTGCTTACGGTAATATGAACATAGAATTACCAAAAGACTTTTATCTAGATGTGAAATTTAATTACAATCGATATAAAAACGAAAGTTTTGGATTTGATCAGGAAGTGCCTATTCTTAATGCATTTGTCTATAAACTTCTGGGCAAGGCTAAAAAATGGGAAGTCAGGCTATCCGCTTATGATGTCTTCAATCAAAATCAAACCATCAGCCAGTATGCAGGTCAAAATTACGTTTCCACCGGAAGGATTGAAACCCTATCTAGGTATTTCCTTCTCGGACTGACTTATAATATGCGTGGAGTAGAAGTGAAAAAACGTAGATAA
- a CDS encoding GLPGLI family protein — translation MKLKYLKILFLLLVSTGLKAQNIVGEVEYRYRIFYDKIYSSLPHITQQEKDRIQLTWSNPEGYSTRMKLQFWPEKSRYTFGEPYEVRSYSWQVNDYIIENNLEDQTYLKYMDQMGKTYIVRDSLKTPKWRVMNEIRDILGHMCMKAVAEDSLKGQKITAWFASDIPVPTGPEEQFGLPGLILAYDINDGMLIVEAEKITFGEPEEIIALPKRMRGREVSGAEYQEVVKDFIQTSTESRRAWMWEIRY, via the coding sequence ATGAAGTTAAAATACCTAAAAATCCTTTTCCTATTATTGGTTTCCACAGGACTTAAAGCTCAAAATATTGTGGGTGAGGTAGAATACCGATACCGGATATTTTACGATAAAATTTACTCCAGCCTGCCTCATATTACCCAGCAGGAAAAGGATAGAATCCAACTCACTTGGAGTAATCCTGAGGGCTACAGCACTCGGATGAAACTTCAATTTTGGCCGGAAAAAAGTCGCTATACATTTGGAGAACCCTATGAAGTCCGAAGTTACTCTTGGCAAGTAAATGACTATATAATCGAAAACAATTTAGAAGATCAGACCTATTTGAAGTACATGGATCAAATGGGCAAAACCTACATCGTTCGTGACAGCCTTAAAACTCCAAAATGGAGGGTAATGAACGAAATACGGGATATTCTGGGGCATATGTGTATGAAAGCTGTAGCTGAAGACAGCCTCAAAGGACAAAAGATCACTGCTTGGTTCGCTTCAGATATTCCTGTTCCAACAGGCCCGGAGGAGCAATTCGGGCTTCCGGGGTTGATTTTAGCTTACGACATCAACGATGGCATGCTCATTGTAGAAGCCGAGAAAATCACTTTTGGAGAACCGGAAGAAATCATCGCCCTGCCAAAGAGAATGAGAGGGAGAGAAGTGTCGGGTGCTGAATATCAGGAGGTGGTTAAAGATTTTATCCAAACTTCCACCGAAAGCAGGAGGGCTTGGATGTGGGAGATTAGATATTGA
- a CDS encoding 4'-phosphopantetheinyl transferase family protein — protein MQNKLSFDEKERAAKFLNQGDAHAYFVKEAVKRRSLEIITGVPAENFIFKKGEFGKPQIAEKINFNTYRAKGAIVVGISSEAIGVDIAYLDPAIQLKDYAEVALTSFEHATLDNPKQLITHWALKESFLKFIGKGLHIEPSEIGFEIVDESTIKFISEHQDLAKNQCNYCLIELEGKWVISICFKENCTKLDLNFLNKQPGIQLISNTSEAEPRFFYQPLFQFLF, from the coding sequence ATGCAAAACAAGCTAAGTTTTGACGAGAAAGAGCGGGCAGCAAAGTTTCTTAATCAAGGAGATGCCCATGCATATTTTGTCAAGGAAGCAGTAAAGAGAAGGTCTTTGGAAATTATAACCGGGGTTCCCGCGGAAAATTTTATTTTCAAGAAAGGAGAATTTGGAAAACCACAAATTGCTGAGAAAATTAATTTTAATACTTATCGGGCCAAGGGGGCAATAGTTGTGGGAATTTCTTCGGAAGCCATTGGTGTAGATATAGCTTATCTTGACCCAGCAATTCAATTAAAGGATTATGCCGAAGTGGCTTTAACAAGCTTCGAGCACGCAACTTTAGATAACCCTAAACAATTGATTACTCATTGGGCTTTAAAGGAGTCATTTTTAAAATTCATCGGCAAAGGTTTACATATTGAACCCTCAGAAATTGGTTTTGAAATAGTGGATGAATCAACAATTAAATTTATTTCAGAACATCAGGACTTGGCAAAGAATCAATGCAATTATTGCCTTATTGAGTTGGAGGGAAAATGGGTCATTTCTATATGCTTTAAGGAAAATTGTACTAAACTGGACCTAAACTTTCTCAACAAGCAGCCTGGAATACAATTAATCAGTAACACATCTGAGGCAGAACCTAGGTTTTTTTACCAGCCCCTTTTTCAGTTTTTATTTTAG
- a CDS encoding site-specific integrase: MEATLRLELRKDKVNRNGEHPLILIIRVAGQRRKMGTSIKLHPELWDNDNQKIINLTQKLKVQLQKSYGDTITKNQLIQNQEELNSLIIRIKTIESKFIYEGIPYSADMIIEILKESKAAKTKKEDPTNLVYDFIDRYIQEHELTRVKGSLVVYKSLKRHLKNYQTKTKVNFRFDKVDYNFMQSFQNFLIGWEEVHETTGKVRTLNNITIAKQLSTLKTFLGYAKRQGIKVNGGYKDFTIKKEKLEVIALTQAELELLFNFNLSLNKRLDQVRDVFCFSCVTGFRFSDLQQLRREHIKEREIRLTIKKTKEPLIVPLNQFSKRILHKYEEMGLPLPVISNQKFNKYVKELCKLVGIDDPIEIIRYKGAIKQSTIYKKHEIISAHTGRKTFATLSLEKGIPAETVMKITGHSDYKSFQRYVKVTEERKRNEMQKAWGAPI; the protein is encoded by the coding sequence ATGGAAGCTACACTACGTTTGGAGTTAAGAAAGGACAAGGTTAACCGCAATGGAGAACATCCTTTAATATTGATAATCCGAGTAGCTGGTCAGAGAAGAAAAATGGGAACCAGTATTAAACTTCATCCTGAACTTTGGGACAATGACAATCAAAAAATAATAAACCTCACCCAAAAATTGAAGGTGCAGCTTCAAAAATCATATGGGGATACGATTACTAAAAATCAGTTGATACAAAATCAAGAGGAATTAAATTCTTTAATAATTAGGATTAAAACTATAGAATCAAAGTTTATTTACGAAGGAATTCCCTATAGTGCAGATATGATAATCGAGATCCTAAAGGAATCTAAAGCTGCTAAAACCAAAAAAGAAGACCCCACCAACCTGGTGTATGATTTTATAGACCGATATATTCAGGAACATGAGCTCACCCGAGTCAAGGGAAGTCTTGTGGTCTATAAATCTCTGAAAAGACATTTAAAGAATTACCAAACGAAAACAAAAGTCAACTTTCGGTTCGACAAAGTGGACTATAACTTTATGCAATCTTTTCAAAATTTCCTAATTGGCTGGGAAGAAGTCCATGAAACAACAGGAAAGGTCAGGACCTTGAATAACATCACGATTGCAAAGCAACTTAGTACCCTCAAAACATTCCTTGGTTATGCCAAAAGGCAGGGAATTAAAGTCAATGGCGGGTACAAGGATTTTACCATTAAGAAAGAAAAACTTGAAGTGATCGCTTTGACTCAAGCTGAATTGGAGCTACTGTTTAACTTCAATCTCAGTTTAAACAAAAGGTTAGACCAGGTGCGTGATGTATTTTGTTTTAGCTGCGTAACTGGTTTTAGGTTTTCTGATCTGCAACAATTAAGAAGGGAGCACATTAAAGAAAGGGAAATAAGACTTACTATAAAAAAAACCAAGGAACCCCTAATTGTTCCTTTAAATCAGTTTTCCAAAAGAATTTTGCATAAATACGAAGAAATGGGTCTTCCCTTACCTGTGATTTCCAATCAAAAATTCAATAAATATGTAAAGGAACTTTGCAAATTGGTGGGTATCGATGATCCAATTGAAATTATCCGGTATAAAGGAGCCATTAAGCAATCAACTATTTACAAGAAACACGAAATTATCAGTGCACACACTGGTAGGAAAACCTTTGCAACTCTTTCTCTGGAAAAAGGAATCCCAGCAGAAACCGTGATGAAGATAACCGGACATTCAGATTACAAAAGCTTTCAACGCTATGTGAAAGTAACGGAAGAAAGAAAAAGAAACGAGATGCAGAAAGCCTGGGGTGCTCCTATTTGA